In the Pleurodeles waltl isolate 20211129_DDA chromosome 3_1, aPleWal1.hap1.20221129, whole genome shotgun sequence genome, GAAAGGACCACTTCCCAAAATATCCAAtatgaaataaaacaaaagtgtGTATGGAACAAACAGGAGATTGAGTCAACACTAAAAAAAATACCAAGCATCCAGTATCTCGACGTTTTCCGACATTCAAATTTTCCATTATTCCATCTATGAACACGTTTATTCTAACAATGTATTTTGTTCTGATTAGAACATCCCACCTTGCCTTGGTCGATCTGCACCATGTTACACATGTGTGCGACAACACTCTGATAAAGAGGATGGAGATCAGTGTGATCCACGGTTTACGTTTACACATGTTCTGTATACTTTTCTCCTCCTAGCTCAAGCTTCGGGAAAGGTCCTCCCAGAGGGAGTCTAGCTTTTGCTGCATGTCCTCCACAGGGTTCAAGCTGTCCTGTAACTCGTCAGTGTATGTTGATGACACAGACAGTTTAGACTtcatttcttctgtctccctgttGATTGTCCTTGTGAAGTCCTCGATCTGCATGAAGGTGCTCTTCCTGAACTCCTCAATCTCCTGTTCCACCTGGTTGCTCAACTCTTTCATGTATGGAGGGACGTCCCCTGCCTGAGGTTCTACAGCTCCATTGCCAAATTTCTCCTTGAGTTCGCTTGGGTATAAGATCAGCTTTGCCTTCAGGTTATCCAGGTTCTTGTGTATCTTCTCATGAAGCTGCTTAGCATTTTTGGTTAGCTTCTGGGAGAGCTCCTGGACATGCTGCTTAAGTTGTTCTTGGCTAGCTTGGGCATGCGGTGCCACGTTTCGATGAAGTTCTTCTATGGTTTGGTGGATCTCAGTGGCAATTCTATCAGCATAAGGatggaacacctgcttcacctgccCAGTGTGGAGACTGattttgtcctggtattcctctgCATACTCTGACACAAATTTTCTAACTTCACCCAAGCTTTTTTGAAGTTTTTTGCGTATGTCTTCGTGGTTGGGAGCAAGCTGTACTTTCAGGTCCATCGCCTTAATACCAACTTGTTCCAGCAGCTCATCTGAGAATGGTAACAGTCTCTGACGCACTTGCTCCACATTCCTGCTGATCTTCTGGTGGACCTCGTCAACGTAAGGAGACAGCTTCCTCCTGAGATCCTCAAGCTCCCTTCGGATCAAGCGTCTTAATCCATCCGAATCTTGGTAGAGTCGCTCCTGAAATCTGGCATTCAGGGGGCTTAGGAGGTGCCCCATGTAGTTCACCCCATCCTGCAGACTCTCCTTCAGGCTCCTGTAGGGAGAAAACACCAGTTAAAATAACCTTAGTTTAGAACCACCACAGGTAACTAGCTGTAGCTGCTCACAGTGCTTCCCAAGACTTGGCTGGATAAGTACCATTTGTTGACTAGCAAGTGTCTAACATCACCTTTACTCTAATTGAAACAGTACACTTCTGGTATTTGTTCTAAGCGCTATAAGATGGTGCCACCCTCCTTTAGGGGATGCTTTCAAATGACTGGGTAGGCCGTATATTACATATGCGGGCTGGATAAATTTGGCAAGCATTGGAATGAAGCAATTGCACGCTTTCCTCCTTGGGTTCTGAATTGGGCATTTTTCAAGTCACAGTACTGTTAATCATGCTGCCCCTCTGTGACACACCAGAAACATTTGTATTTGCCACTATATTCATGCAGGTCTAGTAAATGCCCAGGAGTATGTGTTAAAACTGATGCACAATATTTGGATCACTCTAACCCCTCACAAGCGGGCATTTACAGCATCAATGCTCTACCCATACACCCTCGAACAGCACTGCTGGGAGACAGAAGGCTGAATGTCTCTCAAATCACAAAATATTGAGGGAGGTACAAAGAGATTGGCAGAGGACCATGGATGGAATTAATCACACTGTCCTAACACTAACCCCTGGCAGaatcaaaacacacacccacttgaaATATCTAATTAGACTAATTAGCTTTTTGAAATATTTGCAAATGAGCCCTGTTGCTTGGCGGCCCCTTTTTTGGCCTTCCAATCCCCCTCCTTTGTTGCTGCTCACATGCATAAACAGCATTTGAAATGATATTACCAGATTTGCAAAATAAGACAAAAGCCGCAATAGGCCACAGACGTTTTCACAACAATTTGTGAGGTTTAATTCAAGTGGGAAAAATGCTTGCACTCCAGTGTTGCTGTAGATAATGAATTTAGCATCAAGCCTTATTTTAGGAGTCATTATTGCAATTTCTGGCATGTGCATGTCATGCACATCAGTGCCTAGCTAAGAGGAACTATTTTCAACCTTATTGATCACTCAACTCTGCAAATATGAATCAGCCTCTGCGATGAGATAGTATATACTATGGCAATGCTGATTAACAGTAATACAGCTTACTTTGAATCTCTGCTGAGTTTGATATGTTCTGCTTGCTCTGCGCTTTCCTTCACATTGGTCAGCTGGCTTATATACTCCCAAAATCCATTGTGCGTGTACTCTGCTTTCAAgactgcaaagaaaaaaggaacccATTATACTGTACTGCAATTGTCTAATGATGACCAACCATGATATTGCATTAAAATCTGTGATAGTTGTTGTAGTGATGTATCAACTACTCTGTTAACATCCCAATAAGAAGCAAAATGTTCATTGCACCTTTTCTTTACTGCACAAGAAAAGGAGCACAGAGTGTGTTGAGACCACACTTGAACATCTCTTGGTAAAGgatttttggaaaatgtttttacattgattgttgttattattatagtGTTTGGATGGGCACTTGTTCTTGCtgcagtcctgatgaggccagCACCAATAGGCCGAAACGTGTTGACACCCAACAATATGAGCATGACCACACATAGATAAAAAACACAGAGGACACAATATTGGAGGACTGAGGACCATATTTTTTGGGACCTCCAAATCTGGTTGGACCACATATCAAAATAAAACAATGGACACCTTATAAGAAAATGAAACAACATGGACGAAAATGTTCTTAAAACTTTTGGAAAAGTGCAATAATATTTTGGGAAAAGGCAATAATATTTTTGGAAGAATAAATGGTAATCAAAATGTCTTTGTGATATGTACTATTAACATTGTTTTTATCAATGTAATGAAGATTGCTGgtgaagaactatgggccagatgtagcaaaccatttgcgactcgcaaacggcgaaaatcgccgtttgcgagtcgcaaacgtgggtttgctatgtagaaatgcatattgcgagtcgttactgactcgcaatatgcatttctgactcgcaaataggaaggggtgttcccttcctatttgcgagtcgcagtgggatgcaataccatttgcgaccgcgtacgcggtcgcaaatggcatcgcagttaccatccacttcaagtggatggtaacccactcgcaaattggaaggggtccccatgggaccccttccagtttgtgtctggacccacaaatattttttcagggcagggagtggtccaagagaccactccctgccctgaaaaaataccgaaactaaaggtttcgtttttttttaaagtgcagctcgttttcctgtaaggaaaacgggctacacttaaaaaataaaaaaaaactgctttatttacaagcagtcacgaacatggaggtctgctgacgacagcaggcctccatgtttgcgagtacctatactcgctatggggccgcaatttgcgacccacctcatgaatattcatgaggtgggtcattgcgaccccatagcgagttgcagtctgtgtctgagacaccgtactgcataccaatttgcgaggtgcaaagtgcgattcgcatggactcgcactttgcacctcgcaaattttaaatttgctacatctggccctatgtgtagtATTCTTGTAAAATAATGATTTCAGCCAAATGATATGGCCTGTCCGATACAATAAAAGTATTGTTAACCAAAAATTATATATTGATAGTCTATTCAAACAAAGTGCCCCTTTAGTTGCACTGTAGtgtatgaccaggttctgttagggTCACACGGGCTACCCCTCTTTTGATCTAGGTCATGGGTACtttcaaacattttcccaggggcctcaAAGTTTGGTCTGTTGTGTGACCGAGGGACGCATTGATGCTAGCAGAGTGGCGATGAAAGGGAGGAGGGGCacttggagggagggaggggctgtggtgttatggtggctgtagggggcagtaaagcatatagatctagtagCTGAATCTCACAGTGTGAAACCAaaaaacctggcattaatcccagcttcccccttgaccaaattgtgtgatcctaggcagttgtTTATTTCACATTccattctttttcttcattattatatgtaagaggacctcacaatgcatgacatctggatgtgcactgtgcagactcTTCTCCTGTGTTTGTTTTAATACATGATGAAGTTGTTAATGTACGAGAGGAAATCAGGCCAATCcaagagtgcagataacaactgacttgcctcttatttcactactggcattgttatcaaggtgggggAATAGTGaatgtttcagatttttttgtttgaaatctatcacttgaaaaaaaatacttctccatgcactgatataatttgatgtactaagatgaaatggttctgcatgttaatgaaatacactttttgattgTTTAAGAACTCTTATCATAGTTGTAAACATTAGCTGCAAGACTTCTTAAAGAATGAAAGTGCTCTTGCAGTTAAGCAGTGCAGGACAACTTCCTTACTTCATCTTCAAATAATGTTTAAATATCATCTCATtggcacaaggtaggttttcacgtccagaaaatgacaggCACTGGTTGCACCCCCCAAAGTTGGTGCTGCATGGGTCTATAGGGAGAAATCCAGGGGAGACATGGGGAGTGGCCAAAGGACCCTGTGGTAGTGGGAGAGGCCACAAGTGATACAGGGTGGGGGGGAATGGCCAGAGATGACATGGGcctgcaggaggagacagaggagacaacTTTCCTAAGTGCTGTTTATCCTTTTTTTATTGGCTCAGCGACAGCACAGTGGCATTAAAAGGATGGCTGCTTTTTTTTAAACGTTATTATTTTTGGTTGGTATTTTGTCAAAATCATGCCATTTTTACAGAAGTGCAGTTTTCACCATTTATCTGCAAAATTCAAATTGTGAAATCTTGGAGGGTCTGCCTAACCTCCTGGGGCAGTCCAGAGGTTTGTTGTGCAAAGTGCTCCCCTGTTACACACCAGAGTACTTCATAGATCTTTTTCTTTCTTGAGTCCAAAGCTGTACCACTCTATAGGTTGCTGGTGGCTGGACTCCAGAGCATATATCTTTATTGTTTCTCAGCTGGAAGCCTCAGATGATATGGACCTTTGCCGCTCCTGGATGCCATCCACAAAGCATATATTCTGGTGCTGGAAAGGGGCTCCTTCCTGTGGGTTGCTACTCTCTGGTTCCTTGGTGGAGTCCACGACCCACAAGCTATGTGTGTTCTCAATTTAATAATACAGAATACTCCTAAaatggaaggtgtgggcctggcaagtgggtgcacttgccaagtcgaaatggcagtttaaaactacacacacagagactgcagtggcagggctactcatgggggtggctcaaccagtgttgcaggcccactag is a window encoding:
- the APOA5 gene encoding apolipoprotein A-V isoform X2, which translates into the protein MKYLGAAFLLVLIFPTVLKAEYTHNGFWEYISQLTNVKESAEQAEHIKLSRDSKSLKESLQDGVNYMGHLLSPLNARFQERLYQDSDGLRRLIRRELEDLRRKLSPYVDEVHQKISRNVEQVRQRLLPFSDELLEQVGIKAMDLKVQLAPNHEDIRKKLQKSLGEVRKFVSEYAEEYQDKISLHTGQVKQVFHPYADRIATEIHQTIEELHRNVAPHAQASQEQLKQHVQELSQKLTKNAKQLHEKIHKNLDNLKAKLILYPSELKEKFGNGAVEPQAGDVPPYMKELSNQVEQEIEEFRKSTFMQIEDFTRTINRETEEMKSKLSVSSTYTDELQDSLNPVEDMQQKLDSLWEDLSRSLS
- the APOA5 gene encoding apolipoprotein A-V isoform X1 translates to MGRCVNTDTLEWRCQRADRHHIRDRDLSMVTVPPPEMKYLGAAFLLVLIFPTVLKAEYTHNGFWEYISQLTNVKESAEQAEHIKLSRDSKSLKESLQDGVNYMGHLLSPLNARFQERLYQDSDGLRRLIRRELEDLRRKLSPYVDEVHQKISRNVEQVRQRLLPFSDELLEQVGIKAMDLKVQLAPNHEDIRKKLQKSLGEVRKFVSEYAEEYQDKISLHTGQVKQVFHPYADRIATEIHQTIEELHRNVAPHAQASQEQLKQHVQELSQKLTKNAKQLHEKIHKNLDNLKAKLILYPSELKEKFGNGAVEPQAGDVPPYMKELSNQVEQEIEEFRKSTFMQIEDFTRTINRETEEMKSKLSVSSTYTDELQDSLNPVEDMQQKLDSLWEDLSRSLS